The Leishmania mexicana MHOM/GT/2001/U1103 complete genome, chromosome 17 genomic interval agccaccgcgacagccgccagctcgcccaggtgagcgcgagagggggggaaggcggaggggggagagaggcggcacggcagcgcgcgccacgggcagccacgcgccagccgcacgcagGGCCGGGGTATCAAGGCGACGGGTCgcgggcagggaggggagaggggaggggagagagaggcagcagcagcagcagcagcgcccgccCCGCCCATGCCCGCCAAGGTCGCTCCGTTTCACGGCTGTCCGCCGGCATGTCGGCCTGCTTAGTCCTAAGTGGCTTGCATTCAGGGGCGCCATCGCGCGCGTGGCCTACCTGCCTGGGGGTCGCTTCACGGCCCAGTCACGTTACCTTCACTTTCTCAGGGGAATGTCATTGCTATACCTTTTCCttccgcgcaccgccgcgtcgcgcagggtgcacgcacaggcacgcgcacagccgcacgcacgcctgcacgtccccgcgcgccgccgcggaagTGGTGCTTACACCCACCTCGGCTCTGCGCCTTACAGGGTGGCTTacgagacacgcacgcgcacacgcttatagagagagaggggcgtgtgcgcgtgcgcgggttTGGGGGAAAAGAGGGGAGGTCCCGCGGGACGCGTGGGGGAGATggaaacaaaaagaaaggggcggcgggcggcggagcaccgcaccgccagcgcagccacggcacgCTTACTTCTTCGCAGCCTTCGTGGCCGCCTTGGTCACcttcccgccgctgctctccttcttGTTCACGCCCTTGATGATGCCCACGGCGACCGTCTGCCGCATGTCGCGCACGGCAAAGCGGCCCAGCGGCGCGTAGTCGTTGAACACCTCCACGCACATCGGCTTCTGCGGCACCATCTTCACGatcgcggcgtcgccagaCTTGATCGCCTTGGGgttcttctccagctccttgccGGAGCGGCGGTCGATCTTGGACTCGATCTCCGCGAAGCGGCACGCGATGTGGCTCGTGTGGCAgtccagcaccggcgcgtAGCCGTTGCTGATCTGGCCGGGGTGGTTCAGCACGATCACCTGCGCCGTGAAGTCGGCCGCCTCCTTCGGCGGGTCGTTCTTCGAGTTGCCGCACACGTTACCACGGCGGATGTCCTTCACCGACACGTTCTTCACGTTGAAGCCGACGTTGTCGCCgggctgcgcctccgccagctgctcgtggtgcaTCTCGATCGACTTCACCTCAGTCGTCACGTTGGCGGGCGCGAACGTCACCACGTCGCCCGGCTTCATGATCCCGGTCTCCACGCGGCCCACGGGCACCGTCCCGATACCGCCGATCTTGTACACGTCCTGCAggggcaggcgcagcggcttgTCCACCgggcgcaccggcggctcCAGCATGTCGagcgcgtccagcagcgtGGGACCCTTGTACCACGGCATGTTGTCCGACTTGTCGATCATGTTGTCGCCCTGCCACCCCGAGATCGGGATGAagcgcaccttctccggGTTGTAGCCCACGCGCTTCAGGTACGCGCTCACCTCCTTGCTGATCTCATCGTAGCGCGACTGCGCGTACATCACCGTCTTGTCGTCCATCTTGTTGCAGCACACCACCATCTGCTTCACGCCAAGAGTGAAGgcaagcagcgcgtgctcgcggGTCTGGCCGTCCTTCGAGATGCCAGCCTCGAAGCCACCATGCGTCGAGTCGATCATCAGGATGGCCGCGTCCGCCTGCGACGTGCCCGTGATCATGTTCTTGATGAAGTCGCGGTGGCCGGGCGCATCGATGATCGTGAACACGGACTTCGGCGACTCGAACTTCCACAGCGCAATGTCGATCGTGatgccgcgctcgcgctc includes:
- a CDS encoding elongation factor 1-alpha, giving the protein MGKDKVHMNLVVVGHVDAGKSTATGHLIYKCGGIDKRTIEKFEKEAAEIGKASFKYAWVLDKLKAERERGITIDIALWKFESPKSVFTIIDAPGHRDFIKNMITGTSQADAAILMIDSTHGGFEAGISKDGQTREHALLAFTLGVKQMVVCCNKMDDKTVMYAQSRYDEISKEVSAYLKRVGYNPEKVRFIPISGWQGDNMIDKSDNMPWYKGPTLLDALDMLEPPVRPVDKPLRLPLQDVYKIGGIGTVPVGRVETGIMKPGDVVTFAPANVTTEVKSIEMHHEQLAEAQPGDNVGFNVKNVSVKDIRRGNVCGNSKNDPPKEAADFTAQVIVLNHPGQISNGYAPVLDCHTSHIACRFAEIESKIDRRSGKELEKNPKAIKSGDAAIVKMVPQKPMCVEVFNDYAPLGRFAVRDMRQTVAVGIIKGVNKKESSGGKVTKAATKAAKK